In Amycolatopsis jiangsuensis, the following proteins share a genomic window:
- a CDS encoding ABC transporter substrate-binding protein, with the protein MRVRRSIVAALAAVVAMAGLAACGGGAAGAGGNAAGVLNVGMPNGPQAENNNPFLETSAAASLGYRFVLYEPLVMFNRVKPKEEGKPWLATKWDWSDNYRKLVVTVRDGVTFSDGTPMTAQDVAYTFQLLRDNKALNIDSVPYGDITASGNQVTLSFDASQYVNQVKILQTIVVPKHLWTQIKDPATDPVKKPVGTGPFTLKSFTPQTVTVSQRSGYWQEAPKVKEIRYTSYNDNNAQVAALTSGAAEWSFVFIPNYKTVYVNRDPEHYKLWFPAQLAVHGLWFNTEKAPWDNAKLRQAVNKVINRDDIFNQGEAGYFYPKADQVTGIPSPAGDSWIAPQYRGRTVKTDVPGAKALLAGAGFKLDGNRLTDPSGKPVTLKLSVPSGWSDYITDLEIIKDNLAQIGITATVEKMNQDAWTKAVDTGDYQGVLHWTNDGASPYDMYRDVMDGSRYKPTGTGGINGNYGRYRNDEATQALQTYANAADDASRTAAMTKLQQIMIDQQPMIPLMAANSGGEYSTRHWTGWPDETNQYGPVQPTLRNAVDLVLHLKPAA; encoded by the coding sequence ATGCGAGTCAGGCGCTCCATCGTCGCAGCGCTCGCCGCCGTGGTGGCCATGGCCGGGCTCGCCGCCTGTGGTGGCGGGGCCGCGGGCGCCGGGGGGAACGCCGCCGGTGTGCTCAACGTCGGGATGCCGAACGGGCCGCAGGCGGAGAACAACAACCCGTTCCTGGAAACCTCCGCGGCCGCCTCGCTCGGGTACCGGTTCGTGCTCTACGAGCCGCTGGTGATGTTCAATCGGGTCAAGCCGAAGGAGGAGGGCAAGCCCTGGCTCGCGACGAAGTGGGACTGGTCGGACAACTATCGCAAGCTCGTGGTCACCGTGCGCGACGGAGTCACGTTCTCCGACGGCACGCCGATGACCGCGCAGGACGTTGCCTACACTTTCCAGCTGCTGCGGGACAACAAGGCGCTGAACATCGATTCCGTGCCCTACGGTGACATCACCGCGAGCGGCAACCAGGTCACCCTGTCGTTCGACGCGTCGCAGTACGTCAACCAGGTCAAGATCCTGCAGACGATCGTGGTGCCGAAGCACCTCTGGACGCAGATCAAGGACCCGGCCACCGACCCGGTGAAGAAGCCCGTCGGCACCGGCCCGTTCACGCTGAAGTCCTTCACCCCGCAGACCGTCACGGTCAGCCAGCGCAGTGGTTACTGGCAGGAAGCGCCGAAGGTCAAGGAGATCCGCTACACCTCCTACAACGACAACAACGCTCAGGTCGCCGCCCTCACCAGCGGTGCGGCCGAGTGGAGCTTCGTGTTCATCCCGAACTACAAGACCGTCTACGTCAACCGCGACCCGGAGCACTACAAGCTGTGGTTCCCCGCCCAGCTCGCCGTGCACGGCCTGTGGTTCAACACCGAAAAGGCGCCGTGGGACAACGCGAAGCTGCGCCAGGCGGTCAACAAGGTGATCAACCGGGACGACATCTTCAACCAGGGTGAGGCCGGCTACTTCTACCCGAAGGCCGACCAGGTCACCGGCATCCCGTCGCCGGCGGGGGACTCCTGGATCGCTCCGCAGTACCGGGGCCGGACGGTGAAGACCGACGTGCCGGGCGCGAAGGCGCTGCTGGCAGGCGCGGGGTTCAAGCTCGACGGCAACCGGCTCACGGACCCGTCGGGCAAGCCGGTCACGCTGAAGCTGAGCGTGCCATCGGGCTGGTCGGACTACATCACCGACCTGGAGATCATCAAGGACAACCTGGCACAGATCGGGATCACCGCCACGGTCGAGAAGATGAACCAGGACGCCTGGACCAAGGCCGTGGACACCGGCGACTACCAGGGCGTGCTGCACTGGACCAACGACGGCGCTTCGCCGTACGACATGTACCGGGACGTGATGGACGGCAGCCGCTACAAGCCGACCGGCACCGGTGGCATCAACGGCAACTACGGCCGCTATCGCAACGACGAGGCGACGCAGGCGTTGCAGACCTACGCCAACGCCGCCGACGACGCGAGCCGCACCGCCGCGATGACCAAGCTGCAGCAGATCATGATCGACCAGCAGCCGATGATCCCGTTGATGGCGGCCAACTCCGGCGGCGAGTACAGCACGCGGCACTGGACCGGCTGGCCGGACGAGACGAACCAGTACGGGCCCGTGCAGCCGACCCTGCGCAACGCCGTCGACCTCGTCCTGCATCTCAAGCCCGCGGCCTGA
- a CDS encoding ABC transporter ATP-binding protein encodes MAEQHNEVAIREPVAEESTADAVVLEAAGLTKHFPVRKRGRQLLTQGRRSVRAVDDVDLTLRRGRVTALVGESGSGKSTVARLLAQLYPRTAGEILLHGEPVTVKGGSAFRAYCRRVQMIFQDPFASLNPVHTVRYHLTRALKIHGRAGRGAEELERALHELLTRVQLTPPERFVDKFPHELSGGQRQRVAIARALGADPEALLADEPVSMLDVSIRLGVLNLLRDLKQRLHLAILYITHDIASARYFADDTLVMYAGRMVEGGDSETVTQQPAHPYTRLLIDSAPDPDRLEPDGNAEPAPETGSGEPPSLIAPPSGCRFHPRCPVAMERCRTELPPRFEVAGPAGHWAACWLYEAAR; translated from the coding sequence ATGGCCGAGCAGCACAACGAGGTGGCCATCCGGGAACCGGTCGCCGAGGAATCCACTGCGGACGCGGTGGTGCTCGAGGCGGCCGGGCTGACCAAGCACTTCCCGGTCCGCAAACGGGGCAGGCAGCTGCTCACCCAGGGCAGGCGCAGCGTGCGGGCGGTCGACGACGTGGACCTCACGTTGCGCCGCGGCCGGGTCACCGCGCTGGTCGGGGAATCCGGTTCCGGCAAGTCGACGGTCGCGCGGCTGCTGGCCCAGCTGTACCCGCGTACCGCCGGGGAGATCCTGCTGCACGGGGAACCGGTCACCGTCAAGGGCGGCAGCGCCTTCCGGGCCTACTGCCGCCGGGTCCAGATGATCTTCCAGGATCCGTTCGCCTCGCTGAATCCGGTGCACACCGTCCGCTACCACCTCACGCGTGCGCTGAAGATCCACGGCCGCGCCGGACGTGGCGCCGAGGAGCTGGAGCGGGCGCTGCACGAGCTGCTCACGCGCGTGCAGCTCACCCCGCCGGAGCGATTCGTCGACAAGTTCCCGCACGAGCTGTCCGGCGGCCAACGCCAGCGGGTCGCCATCGCCCGCGCGCTGGGTGCCGATCCGGAGGCGCTGCTCGCCGACGAGCCGGTGTCCATGTTGGACGTCTCCATCCGGCTCGGTGTGCTGAACCTGTTGCGGGACCTCAAACAGCGGCTGCACCTGGCAATCCTCTACATCACGCACGACATCGCGTCCGCGCGCTACTTCGCCGACGACACGCTGGTGATGTACGCCGGGCGGATGGTCGAGGGCGGTGACTCGGAAACCGTGACGCAGCAGCCCGCGCACCCCTACACCCGGCTGCTCATCGACTCGGCGCCCGACCCGGATCGGCTGGAGCCGGACGGAAACGCCGAGCCGGCACCGGAAACCGGTTCCGGCGAACCGCCGAGCCTGATCGCCCCGCCGTCGGGCTGCCGGTTCCACCCGCGCTGCCCGGTGGCCATGGAGCGTTGCCGCACCGAACTGCCGCCGCGGTTCGAGGTGGCAGGCCCGGCCGGGCACTGGGCCGCGTGCTGGCTGTACGAGGCGGCCCGATGA
- a CDS encoding ABC transporter permease: protein MAVPAADLKAAAPEPLPPDSITGPAARRRRFRFLSGGKALTGLIVLAFFVVLAVIGPWIAPYDPSARSDDLIEAPSGRHWFGTTHLGQDVFSQVLAGTRSVMLVGVTAGVVATILAVLVGVTSGYLGGTPGEGLSALSNVFLVIPALPLIIIIGTALPSGGDTLVAVVIGLTSWAWGARVLRAQTLSLRRRDYVEAARASGEPTWRIIFFEILPNLTAVIASSFVGTVVFAVMSEITLAFVGVSAFSDWNWGTILFWAQSQQALAQGAWWWFVPAGLAIAVLGTALSLLNFGIDEFVSPRLRSAGTTRVKNAEGKTVRLRAGFTPVLGREKR, encoded by the coding sequence GTGGCCGTACCCGCCGCCGACCTCAAGGCCGCCGCCCCGGAACCGCTGCCCCCGGACTCGATCACCGGGCCCGCCGCCCGCCGGCGCCGGTTCCGCTTCCTGTCCGGCGGAAAGGCCCTCACCGGGCTGATCGTGCTCGCGTTCTTCGTGGTGCTGGCCGTGATCGGGCCCTGGATCGCGCCGTACGACCCGTCCGCGCGCAGTGACGACCTGATCGAAGCCCCGTCCGGCAGGCACTGGTTCGGCACCACGCACCTGGGCCAGGACGTGTTCAGCCAGGTGCTGGCCGGTACCCGCAGCGTGATGCTGGTGGGCGTCACCGCCGGGGTGGTGGCGACCATCCTGGCAGTGCTCGTGGGCGTCACCTCGGGCTACCTCGGTGGCACACCGGGCGAAGGACTCTCCGCACTGTCCAATGTGTTCCTGGTGATCCCGGCGCTGCCGCTGATCATCATCATCGGCACCGCGTTGCCCAGCGGCGGGGACACCCTGGTGGCGGTGGTGATCGGGCTGACCTCGTGGGCCTGGGGCGCGCGGGTGCTGCGTGCGCAGACGCTTTCCCTGCGCCGCCGCGACTACGTGGAGGCCGCCAGGGCCAGCGGCGAGCCGACGTGGCGGATCATCTTCTTCGAAATCCTGCCGAACCTGACCGCGGTGATCGCGTCGAGTTTCGTGGGCACCGTCGTGTTCGCGGTGATGTCGGAGATCACGCTGGCCTTCGTCGGAGTGTCCGCGTTCTCCGACTGGAACTGGGGCACCATCCTGTTCTGGGCGCAGAGCCAGCAGGCGCTGGCCCAGGGCGCGTGGTGGTGGTTCGTGCCGGCCGGGCTGGCCATCGCGGTCCTCGGCACCGCGCTGTCCCTGCTGAACTTCGGCATCGACGAGTTCGTCAGCCCGCGGCTGCGGTCGGCGGGCACAACCAGGGTGAAAAACGCCGAGGGCAAGACCGTGCGCCTGCGTGCCGGGTTCACGCCGGTGCTGGGCCGGGAGAAACGATGA
- a CDS encoding ROK family protein, whose amino-acid sequence MASKRTTVRDLRRHNRSLLLSKLYFDGPLSRHELSGLTGLSAATVSNVTGELAQERLITEAGLVESDGGRPRVLLRVDPGYGQVAGVDIGETGVRVELFDLAMRPLATVEHELSPARTEPRAVVEAVVSGLNEVLACAGADTVLGVGVGVPGAVEHGEQVLVHAPTIGWESVALTAELRAAGVTLPLFVDNGAKTQGQAEMWFGAGRGARHAVIVLVGSGVGAAVIADGVTYRGSTSSAGEWGHTTIVYGGAACRCGSRGCLEAYLGAEAVLARYRRARGKAAPGDSEQEQFAALLSAAEKSKTAQRVLEETAGYLGAGIANLINLFNPERIVVGGWAGLALGERLLPLIRETAGAHALRHPFGRTSIELARLGLDAVATGAATLPVAALLEQGADPRPPVKGDALASGAGVG is encoded by the coding sequence ATGGCGAGCAAGCGCACCACCGTCCGCGATCTGCGGCGGCACAACCGGTCCCTGCTGCTGTCGAAACTGTACTTCGACGGACCGCTGTCGCGGCACGAGCTCAGCGGGCTCACCGGCCTGTCCGCCGCCACGGTCAGCAACGTCACCGGGGAACTCGCGCAGGAGCGGCTCATCACCGAGGCCGGGCTGGTCGAGTCCGACGGGGGGCGGCCGCGGGTGCTGCTGCGGGTGGATCCGGGGTACGGGCAGGTGGCCGGGGTCGACATCGGTGAAACCGGCGTGCGTGTCGAACTGTTCGACCTCGCGATGCGTCCGCTGGCCACGGTCGAACACGAGCTGTCGCCGGCCCGCACCGAACCGCGCGCGGTCGTCGAAGCGGTGGTGTCCGGGCTGAACGAGGTGCTGGCCTGCGCCGGCGCGGACACCGTGCTGGGCGTGGGCGTCGGAGTACCGGGCGCGGTCGAGCACGGCGAGCAGGTGCTGGTGCACGCGCCGACCATCGGATGGGAGTCGGTGGCGCTCACCGCGGAGCTGCGGGCGGCCGGGGTGACGCTGCCGCTGTTCGTGGACAACGGCGCGAAAACCCAGGGCCAGGCCGAGATGTGGTTCGGCGCAGGGCGCGGCGCGCGGCACGCGGTGATCGTGCTGGTCGGCTCGGGGGTCGGGGCCGCGGTGATCGCCGACGGCGTCACCTACCGCGGTTCCACCAGCAGCGCCGGCGAATGGGGGCACACCACCATCGTCTACGGCGGGGCGGCCTGCCGGTGCGGTTCGCGCGGCTGTCTGGAGGCCTACCTCGGCGCGGAGGCCGTGCTGGCCCGTTACCGCCGCGCGCGCGGAAAGGCGGCGCCAGGGGATTCGGAGCAAGAGCAGTTCGCCGCGCTGCTGTCGGCGGCCGAGAAGTCGAAGACGGCACAGCGCGTGCTGGAGGAGACGGCCGGCTATCTGGGTGCCGGGATCGCGAACCTGATCAACCTGTTCAACCCGGAGCGGATCGTGGTCGGCGGCTGGGCCGGGCTGGCGCTCGGCGAACGGCTGCTGCCGCTGATCCGCGAGACCGCCGGTGCGCACGCGCTGCGCCACCCGTTCGGCCGGACCTCCATCGAGCTGGCCCGGCTGGGCCTCGACGCCGTCGCCACCGGCGCGGCGACGCTGCCGGTCGCCGCGTTGCTGGAGCAGGGCGCGGATCCACGACCTCCGGTGAAGGGCGACGCGCTCGCGTCGGGGGCCGGGGTCGGCTGA
- a CDS encoding ABC transporter permease — protein sequence MRYLLQRLGFYVFTAWAAVTINFFIPRLIPGDPVQSLITKAHGTLSADAIKSLYVLFGLDKNESLLSQYFHYWGQLLRGDLGLSFTFFPSPVSEVIGDSLPWTIILVGLTTIIGFLIGTSLGVVAGWRRGSWVDGLLPVTTFLSSVPYFWLGLIAITLLAGPGSFFPASGGYEPGLVPGWDGTFIGSAVQHSLLPAITILISSMGSWILGMRNMMVTVAAEDYITVAHAKGLKERRVMLSYAARNALLPSVSGFALALGFIVGGTLLVEIVFSYPGVGYELFQAVGSQDYPLMQGIFLIITLSVLVANLLADVAYLLLDPRTRKEG from the coding sequence ATGAGGTACCTGCTGCAGCGTCTCGGGTTCTACGTGTTCACCGCGTGGGCCGCGGTCACCATCAACTTCTTCATCCCGCGGCTCATCCCCGGCGACCCGGTGCAGAGCCTGATCACCAAGGCCCACGGCACGCTCAGCGCGGACGCCATCAAGTCGCTCTACGTCCTGTTCGGACTCGACAAGAACGAGAGCCTGCTGAGCCAGTACTTCCACTACTGGGGACAGCTGCTGCGCGGTGATCTCGGGCTGTCGTTCACCTTCTTCCCGTCGCCGGTGTCCGAGGTAATCGGCGACAGCCTGCCGTGGACGATCATCCTGGTCGGGCTCACCACGATCATCGGCTTCCTGATCGGCACCTCGCTCGGCGTGGTGGCGGGCTGGCGCCGCGGGTCCTGGGTGGACGGCCTGCTGCCGGTGACCACATTCCTGTCCTCGGTGCCCTACTTCTGGCTCGGCCTGATCGCGATCACCCTGCTGGCCGGGCCCGGCAGTTTCTTCCCTGCCTCCGGTGGCTACGAGCCGGGCCTGGTGCCGGGCTGGGACGGCACGTTCATCGGCAGCGCGGTCCAGCACAGCCTGCTGCCCGCGATCACCATCCTGATCAGCTCGATGGGCAGCTGGATCCTCGGTATGCGGAACATGATGGTCACCGTCGCCGCGGAGGACTACATCACCGTCGCGCACGCCAAGGGGCTCAAGGAACGCCGGGTGATGCTCAGCTACGCCGCACGCAACGCGCTGCTGCCGAGCGTGTCCGGGTTCGCGCTGGCGCTGGGGTTCATCGTCGGCGGAACGCTGCTGGTGGAGATCGTGTTCTCGTATCCGGGGGTGGGCTACGAGCTGTTCCAGGCCGTCGGTTCCCAGGACTATCCCTTGATGCAGGGGATCTTCCTGATCATCACGCTGTCGGTGCTGGTGGCCAACCTGCTCGCCGACGTCGCGTACCTGCTGCTGGACCCGCGTACCCGGAAGGAGGGCTGA
- a CDS encoding acyltransferase family protein, giving the protein MPVTAEQATTAGPVEAPAPRSPRQVSWDAVRVLSIFAVLAYHITCLAPLTLPGLPPLPHSLQVDFPFGSATLIVISGFFAATTIGRGTPLRWWLRRLARMLPAFWAAVLVIFTVSRLCAPADFPRPDFGDLLGNLLLLHLLLPGVDYIDLAHWTVPVQVAAFAMIALLAWKGRIRGRMASAVVWVVLLVPLAVRVLFMSPDVPAPAWLSAIMDGTGLNRAHLVLAGVSIFRWSRGRIGFPHLFLLLCFVLWAHTVHPPGGDSVQMFTLALVLVCVAAYRPAWNVPILNRLAKPIQWLAGISYGIYLMHYTVGTIVARRLADLGLPWWLWVPAFFASAVLLGWALTRWIEQPAFKLLTHSGRI; this is encoded by the coding sequence GTGCCCGTAACGGCCGAGCAGGCCACGACGGCCGGGCCGGTCGAGGCACCGGCCCCCCGATCACCGCGGCAGGTCAGCTGGGACGCGGTGCGGGTGCTCTCGATCTTCGCGGTGCTCGCCTACCACATCACGTGCCTGGCTCCCCTGACCCTGCCCGGACTGCCGCCGCTGCCGCATTCGCTGCAGGTGGACTTCCCGTTCGGCTCGGCCACGCTGATCGTCATCTCCGGCTTCTTCGCCGCGACCACGATCGGCCGGGGCACCCCGCTGCGCTGGTGGCTGCGCCGCCTCGCCCGGATGCTGCCCGCGTTCTGGGCCGCGGTGCTGGTGATCTTCACGGTCTCGCGGCTGTGCGCGCCCGCCGACTTCCCCCGGCCGGACTTCGGCGACCTGCTGGGCAACCTGCTGCTGTTGCACCTGCTGCTCCCCGGCGTCGACTACATCGACCTCGCGCACTGGACGGTGCCGGTGCAGGTCGCGGCGTTCGCCATGATCGCGTTGCTGGCCTGGAAGGGCCGGATCCGCGGCCGGATGGCGTCCGCGGTGGTGTGGGTGGTCCTGCTGGTGCCGCTGGCGGTGCGGGTGCTGTTCATGAGCCCCGACGTGCCGGCGCCGGCGTGGCTGTCCGCGATCATGGACGGCACCGGCCTGAACCGGGCACATCTGGTGCTCGCCGGGGTGTCGATCTTCCGCTGGAGCCGGGGCCGGATCGGCTTCCCCCACCTGTTCCTGCTGCTGTGCTTCGTGCTGTGGGCGCACACAGTGCACCCGCCTGGCGGGGATTCGGTCCAGATGTTCACCCTCGCGCTGGTCCTGGTGTGCGTCGCGGCGTACCGGCCGGCGTGGAACGTACCGATCCTGAACCGGCTGGCGAAGCCGATCCAGTGGCTCGCCGGAATCTCCTACGGCATCTACCTCATGCACTACACGGTCGGCACGATCGTCGCTCGCCGGCTCGCCGACCTCGGGCTGCCCTGGTGGCTGTGGGTGCCCGCGTTCTTCGCGAGCGCCGTACTGCTGGGCTGGGCGCTCACCCGCTGGATCGAACAACCGGCGTTCAAGCTGCTCACCCACTCCGGGCGCATCTGA
- a CDS encoding glycoside hydrolase family 30 protein translates to MRKRRFFPLLGAAVLTVSAIAVPAAQAAGETVNVWLTTTGDSGGRTVTRGLEQQAPVSFSAGTGDGDQTITVDENTTYQQFEGGGASFTDTAAWLMNSSGALTADTRNSVLRKLFDPDDGIGLSWLRNPIGASDLARESYTFDDLPAGQTDPDLEHFSLAHDEADVLPLTKQAKELNPQLKVMASPWSAPPWMKDNDSYNLGWVESQYYGAYAQYFVKYLQGYRDAGVPIDYVSVQNEPTCCDGYPSTNWNGSGLAYFTKNDLLPALHDAGLSTKVLALDWNWDQYDSYAAPSMDDAAIRTDPNFGGMAWHGYGGDVGEQSTVHERYPDVNAYSTEHSGGTWIGDQQAEDMNNLIDYTRNWSRSVTKWSLAVDQNMGPHNGGCGTCTGLITVHNGDSRSGQVDYTVEYYTMGHLTKFVKPGAVRIASDDNPTVRNVAWKNPDASKALVAYNSSTSAQNVRVDWGGQSFTYQLPGHTSATFTWSGAQAAPSGGNAHAVSGIRRGAS, encoded by the coding sequence ATGAGGAAACGACGGTTCTTCCCGCTACTGGGCGCGGCCGTGCTCACGGTTTCGGCCATCGCCGTACCCGCCGCGCAAGCCGCGGGCGAGACGGTCAACGTCTGGCTCACCACCACCGGCGATTCGGGCGGCCGCACCGTGACCCGCGGCCTGGAGCAGCAGGCGCCCGTCTCGTTCTCCGCCGGAACCGGCGACGGTGACCAGACCATCACCGTCGACGAAAACACCACCTACCAACAGTTCGAGGGTGGCGGCGCGTCCTTCACCGACACCGCCGCTTGGCTGATGAACTCTTCCGGCGCGCTCACCGCGGACACCCGGAATTCGGTGCTGCGCAAGCTGTTCGACCCCGACGACGGGATCGGGTTGAGCTGGCTGCGCAATCCGATCGGCGCGTCCGATCTCGCCCGCGAGAGCTACACCTTCGACGACCTGCCCGCCGGGCAGACCGATCCGGACCTCGAGCACTTCTCGCTCGCCCACGACGAGGCCGACGTCCTCCCGTTGACCAAGCAGGCCAAGGAACTCAACCCACAGCTGAAAGTGATGGCGTCGCCGTGGAGCGCGCCGCCGTGGATGAAGGACAACGACAGTTACAACCTGGGCTGGGTCGAATCGCAGTACTACGGCGCCTACGCCCAGTACTTCGTCAAGTACCTCCAGGGTTACCGGGACGCGGGCGTGCCGATCGACTACGTCTCGGTGCAGAACGAACCCACCTGCTGCGACGGCTACCCCTCGACCAACTGGAACGGCTCCGGGCTGGCGTACTTCACCAAGAACGACCTGCTGCCCGCGCTCCACGACGCCGGACTGTCCACCAAGGTCCTCGCGCTGGACTGGAACTGGGACCAGTACGACTCGTACGCCGCACCCAGCATGGACGACGCGGCCATCCGCACCGACCCGAACTTCGGCGGGATGGCGTGGCACGGGTACGGCGGCGACGTCGGTGAGCAGAGCACCGTGCACGAGCGGTATCCGGACGTCAACGCGTACTCGACCGAGCACTCCGGCGGCACCTGGATCGGCGACCAGCAGGCCGAGGACATGAACAACCTCATCGACTACACCCGCAACTGGAGCCGTTCGGTCACCAAGTGGAGCCTCGCGGTGGACCAGAACATGGGACCGCACAACGGCGGCTGCGGCACCTGCACCGGGCTCATCACCGTCCACAACGGAGACTCGCGCAGCGGGCAGGTCGACTACACCGTCGAGTACTACACCATGGGTCACCTGACGAAGTTCGTGAAACCCGGTGCGGTGCGGATCGCGTCCGACGACAACCCGACCGTGCGCAACGTCGCGTGGAAGAACCCGGACGCGAGCAAGGCGCTCGTCGCCTACAACTCCAGCACCAGTGCCCAGAACGTGCGGGTCGATTGGGGCGGGCAGTCGTTCACCTACCAGCTGCCCGGGCACACCTCGGCGACGTTCACCTGGAGCGGCGCACAGGCCGCGCCGTCCGGCGGAAACGCCCACGCCGTGAGCGGAATCCGGCGCGGCGCAAGCTGA
- a CDS encoding MFS transporter gives MNVPVTDGTANEARPFAWYRSLGAKGRRAFFGAFGGYGLDSFDYQTLPFGLAAITAYFGISSGEAGLLSTTTLVVSAIGGIGAGVLADRIGRVRTLQLTIAMYTVFTVLCGFAPNFETLLVFRGLQGLGFGGEWAVGAALVAEYCAARYRGRTVAFVQSAWAVGWGLLVIVYTVLFSVLDADVAWRVLFWVGVVPALLVLWVRRSVEDAPEVTARRAKTKSRGSLAGIFRPELLRTTVFAALLATGVQGGYYTLFTWMPNYLKVSRGLSVVNTGGYFALLIPGAFIGYVCGGYLADLLGRKKTFLLFSVLSAILIVLFVQLPYGANGLMLVISFPIGFCTSAIFSGFGAYLAELYPTELRTTGQGFTYNFGRAVGAAFPAVVGFLGAGGAIALGAVGYAIAALALLGLPETRGRELTGVAS, from the coding sequence ATGAACGTCCCCGTCACCGACGGCACCGCGAACGAGGCCCGCCCGTTCGCCTGGTACCGCTCCCTCGGCGCCAAGGGCCGGCGTGCCTTCTTCGGCGCGTTCGGCGGCTACGGCCTCGATTCCTTCGACTACCAGACCCTGCCGTTCGGCCTGGCCGCGATCACCGCGTACTTCGGCATCAGCTCGGGTGAGGCCGGGCTGCTGAGCACCACGACGCTGGTGGTGTCGGCGATCGGCGGAATCGGCGCCGGCGTGCTGGCCGACCGCATCGGCCGGGTCCGCACGCTGCAGCTGACCATCGCGATGTACACCGTCTTCACCGTGCTCTGCGGATTCGCGCCGAACTTCGAGACGCTGCTCGTCTTCCGCGGGCTGCAGGGGCTCGGCTTCGGCGGCGAGTGGGCGGTCGGCGCGGCGCTGGTGGCCGAGTACTGCGCGGCCCGCTACCGCGGTCGCACCGTCGCCTTCGTGCAGAGCGCGTGGGCGGTGGGCTGGGGCCTGCTGGTGATCGTGTACACCGTGCTGTTCAGCGTGCTCGATGCCGACGTCGCGTGGCGAGTGCTGTTCTGGGTGGGCGTGGTCCCCGCGTTGCTCGTGCTGTGGGTACGGCGCAGCGTCGAGGACGCGCCGGAAGTGACGGCGCGGCGCGCGAAGACGAAGAGCCGTGGTTCCCTCGCCGGCATCTTCCGGCCGGAACTTTTGCGCACCACGGTGTTCGCGGCGCTGCTCGCGACCGGCGTACAGGGCGGCTACTACACGCTGTTCACCTGGATGCCGAACTACCTGAAGGTCAGCCGTGGCCTGTCCGTGGTCAACACCGGCGGCTATTTCGCGCTGCTGATCCCGGGCGCCTTCATCGGCTACGTCTGCGGCGGCTATCTCGCCGACCTGCTCGGCCGCAAGAAAACGTTCCTGCTCTTCTCGGTGCTTTCGGCGATCCTGATCGTGCTGTTCGTGCAGCTGCCCTACGGCGCGAACGGGCTCATGCTGGTGATCAGCTTCCCGATCGGCTTCTGCACTTCGGCGATCTTCAGTGGCTTCGGCGCCTACCTCGCCGAGCTGTACCCGACCGAGTTGCGCACCACCGGGCAGGGTTTCACCTACAACTTCGGCCGCGCGGTCGGCGCCGCGTTCCCCGCGGTGGTCGGCTTCCTCGGCGCGGGCGGCGCGATCGCGCTCGGCGCGGTCGGATACGCGATCGCCGCGCTGGCGTTGCTCGGCCTGCCCGAGACCCGCGGCCGGGAACTGACGGGAGTGGCGTCGTGA
- a CDS encoding GntR family transcriptional regulator translates to MVTEDSPPGLEADRGLLSRTSTAERVAGVLRTRIAEGFFLPGGRLSEQDIGSALGVSRNTLREAFRLLTHERLLVHELNRGVFVRMPSVEDLRDIYRVRRIVECAAVREVTAKPAAYGRIAATVADGDRAVRQARWQDLGTANIRFHTELVALAGSERVAELMKGLTAELRLVFHVMADPRRFHERYLPRNHEILTALGSGDGIRTADLLSTYLDDAEAQLVEAYTERVPRN, encoded by the coding sequence GTGGTCACCGAGGACAGCCCGCCGGGCCTGGAAGCCGACCGTGGCCTGCTCAGCCGCACGAGCACCGCGGAGCGGGTCGCCGGGGTGCTCCGCACCCGCATCGCCGAGGGCTTCTTCCTGCCCGGCGGACGGCTCTCCGAGCAGGACATCGGCAGCGCGCTCGGGGTCTCCCGCAACACGCTGCGTGAGGCTTTCCGGCTGCTGACCCACGAACGGCTGCTCGTGCACGAGCTGAACCGCGGGGTCTTCGTGCGGATGCCGAGTGTCGAGGACCTTCGTGACATCTACCGGGTGCGCAGGATCGTGGAATGCGCGGCGGTTCGCGAAGTCACCGCGAAACCGGCCGCGTACGGGCGGATCGCGGCCACGGTGGCGGACGGCGACCGGGCGGTGCGGCAGGCTCGCTGGCAGGACCTGGGTACCGCGAACATCCGGTTCCACACCGAGCTGGTGGCGCTCGCCGGCAGCGAACGCGTGGCGGAGCTGATGAAGGGACTCACCGCCGAGCTCCGGCTGGTCTTCCACGTGATGGCCGATCCCCGCCGCTTTCATGAGCGGTATCTGCCGCGTAATCACGAAATCTTGACCGCGCTCGGTTCGGGCGACGGTATCCGTACCGCGGACCTGCTCAGCACGTATCTCGACGATGCCGAAGCCCAGCTGGTCGAGGCGTATACGGAGCGCGTGCCGCGAAACTGA